GTCTGGGCTTGGGTGTGTACGCTTCATACGGTACAGCACCAGCTATCATCGGCAGTCTGAATGCTTTGAATGCAAACAATGCAGTTACCCGTTCTACTTTCAACATCGGTGCTGAGCTGGGCGTAATTCCAGGCATTGCAACAGTACAACTGGCATTCCGTAACGCTAACAGCGGTGCTGTTGATGCGGTTGGTGCTAAGCTGACTGACAACGCGATTCAGGTTGGCGCAACTTACGAATTGGCACAAAACATCGAATTGAGCCTGACACATTCTGCTCAATCCGGTACAGCATGGTCAACATTGGCTGCGCCAGTTGGCAAGACCGTTACATCTCTGATGATGGAAGCATTGTTCTAAGCTTAGGCTAAACAAAGCTTGCACAGGATTCGTTAACCAGAATACCGGTTAGCTCGTCCGGCAGAAAACTAAAACAGGGGAGACGAAAGTCTCCCCTGTTTTTTTTAATCAGTAAGTTTGCTAAGCGGCGCTGTGTTGATATGCGAGGCGAGACATGTCAATGATCAGAAGGAATTTTGATCAAGATAGGTTGGAGGAGTATGCGATGCTGCATTATCGCGCAGCATATAGTGAGGCCGTGATCAATATTCAAACGATTGAGTTTATGTAAGGAAAATTGCCAAGTTGAGCTGCGTTGAGGGTAAATCGAATGCATGACAAACTTGCAAAATCGGATTGTCATGTGATGGATTAAAAATTTTTAAAATGCCTAGGGTCGTGGCGGCTTTTCATCATGTCTTTTGCGCAGTAAAGATTGAGCTGTGGTAAGCTTCGTACCGTATTTTCAATTACGTTCTATCGCCTTTTATGTCATCCGTATCCCAGTTGGTTCAAACTCTGATTCGTCCCGAAATTCAAGCGCTATCCGCCTATCATGTGCCCGACTGTACGGGCTTAATCAAGCTCGATGCGATGGAAAATCCTTATCTGGTGCCGCAATCGTTGCAAGACGAAATCGCGCAACTAGTAGGGGCGGCGCACATCAATCGTTATCCTGATCCTGACCCGCGCGAGCTCAAGGAAAAAATTGCACAGCTACTTGGATTGACGGATGGGATGTCCGTACTGCTGGGCAACGGTTCTGACGAGCTGATTCAGTTGCTGGCGATGGCGGTCAACAAGCCGGGGGCTGTGCTGCTTTCGGTCGAGCCGTCTTTCGTGATGTACAAGATGATCGCGACCTTTGTCGGCATGCGCTATGTGGGTGTGCCGTTAGCGGATGATTATTCGCTCGATTTTCCGGCGACACTGGCGGCGATCAGGCGTGAACAGCCTGCGCTGGTGTTTTTAGCCTACCCGAATAATCCAACCGGCAACCTGTTCGCCAAAGATCAGGTGCGCGAGATTATCGAAGCATCCCCGGGGCTGGTCGTCATCGATGAGGCGTATTACGCTTTTGCCAGCGACAGCTTTGTGCCGCAGCTGGCGCAATACCCGAACCTATTGGTGATGCGAACTTTTTCTAAGCTCGGCATGGCAGGATTGCGGCTTGGCTTTCTGGTCGGTAGTTCGCAGTGGCTTGCTCAGTTGGAAAAGCTGCGTTTGCCGTATAATGTCGGTGTGTTACCGCAACTGGTCGCGCAAAAGTTGCTGGACAACCACGATGTACTGTTGCGGCAGGCCGAACAAATCAAAAAGGATCGTGTTGCGCTGCATCAGGCGCTCGCTGCAATCAAAGGCGTTGCAGTCTTTGATTCTGAAGCGAATTTTTTACTGTTCCGGATTGCAAATGCCACCGGCGTGTTTAACGGATTGAAAGAGCGCGGCGTGCTGATCAAGAATCTGAACGGTGGACACCCGATGCTGACGGATTGCTTGCGCGTGACAGTCGGTACACCCGAACAAAACGCGCTGTTTATAGCGGCATTGCAACATTGTTTGCAAAGCACAGTCGATTAGGCGAGTTTCGACGCAATTAATCGGCAGTTTTTGCAGCATTACACTATTTACCACACTGTTTGAGGTCAAACATGCGCAGTGCAAAAGTTACACGCAACACGCTGGAAACGCAGATCAGCGTCGAACTCAATCTGGATGGAACGGGGCAGTCGAGTTTTGAGACGGGCTTGCCGTTCTTAGATCACATGCTTGATCAAATCGCGCGTCACGGCTTGCTCGATATCACTGTCGTGGCACGTGGCGATCTGCATATTGATGCGCATCATACCGTAGAAGATCTGGGGATCACGCTGGGCCAGGCATTTTCCCGTGCGGTGGGCGACAAGAAGGGGCTGACGCGTTACGGTCACGCTTATGTGCCGCTCGATGAAGCACTCTCGCGCGTGGTGCTCGATCTGTCGGGTCGGCCCGGGCTTGTATTCAACTGCGAGTTCGTGCGCGGTACGATCGGCGAATTCGACGTGGATCTGTTTCATGAGTTTTTTCAAGGCTTCGTCAATCACGCGCTGGTGACTTTGCATATCGACAATCTGACAGGTGCTAACGCGCACCATCAGGCCGAGACGATCTTTAAGGCGTTCGGTCGTGCGCTACGCATGGCGATCGAAGTCGATCCGCGCATGGCAGGCATGATGCCCTCGACCAAAGGGTGTCTCTGAAAATGGTCGATGTCGCAATAGTTGATTATGGCATGGGTAATTTGCGCTCGGTCGAACAGGCCTTGCGCCATGTTGCGCCGACTGGGGATATCGTCGTCACCGATGATGCGGCCGTGATTGCGCAGGCAGGGCGCGTGGTGTTTCCCGGACAGGGTGCGATGCCCGACTGTATGCGTGAACTGGATGCGCGTGGCTTGCGCAATGCGGTGGTTGATGCGGCGCAAACCAAGCCGTTTCTTGGTATCTGTATTGGCTTGCAAATGCTGTTCGAACACAGTGCAGAAGGCGATGTGCCGGGCTTAGGTGTTTTGACGGGCGACGTGTTGCGTTTCGCAGGCGGTATGCAGGATGCCGAGGGCAATAAACTTAAAGTGCCGCACATGGGCTGGAATCAGGTTCGCCATCATACCGATCATCCGCTGTGGAACGGTATCGCTCAGGATGCGCGTTTTTATTATGTACATAGTTACTACGTGAAACCTCAAGATCAGAGTCTGATTCAGGCCACGAGCGACTATCCGGAGCCGTTCGTGTGTGCGGTTGCGCGTAGCAATCTGTTCGGGGTGCAGTTCCACCCTGAAAAAAGCCAGGCGGCAGGGCTCAAACTGCTGCAAAATTTTATACACTGGAATCCTTAACCTCACTATTTATTCGCCATGCTAATAATTCCTGCGATTGATTTAAAAGACGGTCATT
Above is a window of Gallionella capsiferriformans ES-2 DNA encoding:
- the hisC gene encoding histidinol-phosphate transaminase, coding for MSSVSQLVQTLIRPEIQALSAYHVPDCTGLIKLDAMENPYLVPQSLQDEIAQLVGAAHINRYPDPDPRELKEKIAQLLGLTDGMSVLLGNGSDELIQLLAMAVNKPGAVLLSVEPSFVMYKMIATFVGMRYVGVPLADDYSLDFPATLAAIRREQPALVFLAYPNNPTGNLFAKDQVREIIEASPGLVVIDEAYYAFASDSFVPQLAQYPNLLVMRTFSKLGMAGLRLGFLVGSSQWLAQLEKLRLPYNVGVLPQLVAQKLLDNHDVLLRQAEQIKKDRVALHQALAAIKGVAVFDSEANFLLFRIANATGVFNGLKERGVLIKNLNGGHPMLTDCLRVTVGTPEQNALFIAALQHCLQSTVD
- the hisB gene encoding imidazoleglycerol-phosphate dehydratase HisB, which produces MRSAKVTRNTLETQISVELNLDGTGQSSFETGLPFLDHMLDQIARHGLLDITVVARGDLHIDAHHTVEDLGITLGQAFSRAVGDKKGLTRYGHAYVPLDEALSRVVLDLSGRPGLVFNCEFVRGTIGEFDVDLFHEFFQGFVNHALVTLHIDNLTGANAHHQAETIFKAFGRALRMAIEVDPRMAGMMPSTKGCL
- the hisH gene encoding imidazole glycerol phosphate synthase subunit HisH; its protein translation is MVDVAIVDYGMGNLRSVEQALRHVAPTGDIVVTDDAAVIAQAGRVVFPGQGAMPDCMRELDARGLRNAVVDAAQTKPFLGICIGLQMLFEHSAEGDVPGLGVLTGDVLRFAGGMQDAEGNKLKVPHMGWNQVRHHTDHPLWNGIAQDARFYYVHSYYVKPQDQSLIQATSDYPEPFVCAVARSNLFGVQFHPEKSQAAGLKLLQNFIHWNP